One window of Rasiella rasia genomic DNA carries:
- a CDS encoding CD225/dispanin family protein, translating to MENQNTPAGSPPDNNLVWSIICIIFCWPLGIVSIMKSTKVKSLWLQGDQAGAEKSAADAKKYAIWGIAVSAIFWILYIILIVAGVAAGGF from the coding sequence ATGGAAAATCAAAACACGCCAGCAGGTAGCCCACCAGATAATAATTTGGTATGGTCGATTATTTGTATCATTTTTTGCTGGCCACTAGGCATTGTATCAATTATGAAATCTACAAAAGTAAAATCGCTTTGGTTACAAGGTGACCAAGCTGGCGCAGAGAAGTCTGCTGCCGATGCTAAGAAATATGCTATTTGGGGAATTGCAGTATCAGCAATTTTCTGGATTTTATATATCATACTTATTGTAGCTGGAGTAGCTGCAGGTGGATTTTAA
- a CDS encoding CBS domain-containing protein, giving the protein MAIKSYRGKRAKPTKGTSEDIKVSDYMSTDLTTFKPQQSVLEVMNTLIKKKISGGPVVNDKNELVGIISEGDCMKQISSSRYHNHPMQDVKVEDHMAKEVETIDGEMNLFDAADKFLSSRRRRFPIVQEGKLVGLISQKDVLKAALELKGNSWK; this is encoded by the coding sequence ATGGCAATTAAAAGTTATAGAGGAAAACGAGCAAAACCCACAAAGGGAACTTCAGAAGATATAAAAGTATCTGATTATATGAGTACGGATTTAACAACGTTTAAGCCCCAACAATCTGTGTTGGAAGTTATGAATACGTTAATTAAGAAGAAGATTTCTGGTGGCCCAGTAGTGAATGATAAAAATGAACTTGTTGGAATTATTTCTGAAGGAGATTGTATGAAACAAATTAGCAGCAGTCGATATCACAACCACCCCATGCAAGATGTAAAAGTAGAAGATCACATGGCAAAGGAGGTAGAAACGATAGATGGAGAAATGAATTTATTTGACGCCGCAGATAAATTTTTAAGCTCACGCCGCAGAAGATTCCCAATTGTGCAAGAAGGCAAATTAGTAGGACTTATTAGCCAAAAAGATGTACTAAAGGCCGCACTAGAACTTAAAGGTAATAGCTGGAAATAA
- a CDS encoding DUF6268 family outer membrane beta-barrel protein — translation MKKRYLLLLLLPCSLFAQDYVDLVKIGYGQTFNNEFEGTNNSTYVKSFDADLTVPIVLNNKHALVTGAVYNRSNLQLFPEADFTSLHSTIVKLGLASTYNDTWSSTVVLLPKIASDYVNSTSEDFYFGGVALLKYQKNEHLKYRFGFYASTEAFGAFTTPIVGWYYLSPNSKFEMDVSLPIAADVNYTFGITTVGFDYIGIGRSFRITENNADVYADVTELNFASYLQFNALEKSVLLRAKFGYSSSNYELYPNGDTIDLGLSAFSFGDDRTPLNPEINGGFYLKFEAIYRFDISEEEKAE, via the coding sequence TTGAAAAAACGTTACTTACTTCTTTTGCTCCTTCCTTGTTCGTTATTTGCCCAAGACTATGTGGATCTTGTAAAAATTGGCTACGGGCAAACATTTAATAATGAATTTGAAGGCACTAACAACAGTACGTATGTAAAATCTTTTGACGCAGACCTAACCGTTCCTATAGTTTTAAATAACAAGCATGCACTTGTTACAGGCGCTGTTTATAATAGAAGTAATCTACAATTATTTCCAGAAGCAGATTTTACAAGCCTTCACAGTACAATTGTAAAATTAGGATTGGCATCTACCTATAACGACACATGGAGTAGTACTGTGGTTTTGTTACCAAAAATAGCTTCAGATTATGTAAATAGCACAAGTGAAGATTTCTATTTTGGCGGGGTTGCTTTGCTGAAATATCAAAAAAATGAACACTTAAAATATCGATTCGGATTTTATGCCTCAACCGAAGCTTTCGGAGCTTTCACCACCCCCATCGTTGGCTGGTACTATTTGAGTCCGAATTCTAAATTTGAAATGGACGTCTCTTTGCCCATTGCCGCAGACGTAAACTACACTTTTGGAATAACCACTGTTGGATTTGACTATATTGGTATTGGCAGAAGTTTCCGCATAACAGAAAATAATGCAGATGTTTATGCAGACGTAACCGAACTTAATTTTGCTTCCTATCTTCAATTTAATGCTCTTGAAAAAAGCGTATTGTTACGTGCCAAATTTGGTTACTCCAGCAGTAATTACGAGCTATACCCTAACGGAGATACCATAGACTTAGGATTATCTGCGTTTAGTTTTGGCGATGATAGAACTCCTTTAAATCCTGAAATAAACGGCGGTTTTTACCTAAAATTTGAGGCAATTTATAGATTCGATATTTCCGAAGAAGAGAAAGCAGAGTAA
- a CDS encoding TraR/DksA family transcriptional regulator has product MAEDIKNRYSDSELAEFRALINEKIDKAQAHLELIESAYKNDSNNGTDDTSPTFKAFDEGSEVMSKETASQLAIRQEKFIRDLKNALIRIENKTYGVCRVTGKLINPERLKLVPHATLSIEAKNMQK; this is encoded by the coding sequence ATGGCAGAAGATATAAAAAACAGGTATAGCGACTCAGAATTGGCAGAATTTAGAGCTTTAATTAATGAGAAAATAGATAAAGCGCAGGCACATTTAGAACTTATTGAAAGTGCCTATAAAAACGATAGTAACAACGGTACCGATGATACGTCACCTACGTTTAAAGCGTTTGATGAAGGTAGTGAGGTGATGAGTAAAGAAACGGCCTCTCAGTTGGCAATTAGACAAGAAAAATTTATTCGTGACCTAAAAAATGCGTTAATCCGAATAGAAAATAAAACATACGGTGTGTGTCGTGTAACGGGAAAACTTATTAATCCTGAGCGATTAAAGTTGGTGCCGCATGCCACATTAAGCATAGAAGCCAAAAACATGCAAAAGTAA
- a CDS encoding CD225/dispanin family protein: MNNMHNAPPENNMIWAILTTVMCCMPLGIVAIVKANKVEHLWRQGFHAEAQKAADDAKKWSIWSAVSIGIGIVLYFVVVLIIFGIQGAANL; encoded by the coding sequence ATGAACAATATGCACAATGCACCACCCGAAAACAACATGATCTGGGCTATTTTAACCACCGTCATGTGCTGCATGCCTCTTGGTATTGTGGCAATTGTTAAAGCTAATAAAGTAGAGCATTTATGGCGCCAAGGCTTTCATGCCGAGGCTCAAAAAGCCGCAGACGATGCTAAAAAGTGGTCTATTTGGAGTGCCGTTAGCATTGGAATTGGAATTGTACTTTACTTTGTCGTTGTGCTAATAATATTTGGTATACAAGGTGCAGCCAATTTATAA
- the ileS gene encoding isoleucine--tRNA ligase — translation MSKSFKEYKGLDLPKLGEDVLDFWKRENIFEQSIAIREGATPFVFFEGPPSANGLPGIHHVMARAIKDIFCRYKTQKGFKVDRKAGWDTHGLPIELGVEKELGITKEDIGKKISVESYNDACRKAVMRYTDVWNKVTESYGYWVDMEDPYITYKPKYMESVWWLLKQIYNKDLLYKGYTIQPYSPKAGTGLSSHELNQPGTYQDVTDTTVVAQFKAVANTLPDFLAKESNNVHFLAWTTTPWTLPSNTALTVGAKIDYVLVKTFNQYTFQPIYVVLAKNLVAKQFSGKYDQTENEEALDGYTQGDKKIPFFVVKEFKGADLLEIKYEQLLIYAKPYNNPENAFRIIAGDFVTTEDGTGIVHTAPTFGADDALVAKQAVPEVPPLLVKDENGNLVPLVDLQGKFRPEMDELGGKYVKNEYYADDEVPEKSVDVELAIKLKTENKAFKVEKYVHSYPNCWRTDKPILYYPLDSWFIKVTEFRDRMHELNETINWKPKATGEGRFGNWLANANDWNLSRSRYWGIPLPLWRTEDGKEEIVIGSIEELKAEMEKAVKAGIMSKDIFADFEVGNFSEENYDTVDLHKNIVDEIVLVSPSGQPMKREADLIDVWFDSGSMPYAQWHYPFENKDKVEETWRKADFIAEGVDQTRGWFYTLHAIATMIFDDVAYKNVVSNGLVLDKNGQKMSKRLGNAADPFEVLSTYGPDATRWYMISNANPWDNLKFDIEGIGEVRNKFFGTLYNTYGFFSLYANLDNFEYAEAPIASEKRPEIDRWILSELNTLIEEVDEAFSDYEPTKATRAISKFVQENLSNWFVRLSRRRFWKGEYAEDKISAYQTLYTCLVTVAQLGAPVAPFFMDRLYKDLTAGVTLDNVKASVHLSDFPKADTSLIDKTLERKMQRAQTISSLVLSLRQREKIKVRQPLQKIMVPVLDEATRKEIEAVAPLIKSEVNVKEIELIDEGSGILVKQIKPDFKKLGPRYGKDMKMVAAVIQQFGQEEIATLEKEEAITVMVNEKNITLTLDDVVISSQDIEGWLVANANGITVALDVTITPVLKNEGIARELVNRIQNLRKDSGFEVTDKINVTLQDNSILIPAVEENLEYIKQETLTNGLQFVPQVDKGTEISFDDIVTRLQIKKN, via the coding sequence ATGAGTAAATCATTTAAAGAATACAAAGGCTTAGACCTTCCTAAATTGGGCGAGGACGTACTAGATTTTTGGAAACGTGAAAACATTTTCGAGCAGAGTATTGCCATTCGTGAGGGAGCCACGCCTTTCGTATTTTTTGAAGGACCACCGTCTGCCAATGGTTTACCGGGTATTCACCACGTAATGGCTCGTGCGATAAAAGATATCTTTTGCCGTTATAAAACCCAAAAAGGATTTAAAGTAGACCGAAAAGCGGGCTGGGATACACATGGGCTACCAATAGAATTGGGGGTAGAGAAGGAGCTAGGTATTACTAAAGAAGACATAGGAAAGAAAATTTCTGTAGAATCGTATAACGACGCATGTAGAAAAGCAGTTATGCGCTATACAGATGTTTGGAATAAAGTTACCGAAAGCTACGGCTATTGGGTAGATATGGAAGACCCGTACATCACGTACAAACCAAAATACATGGAATCTGTATGGTGGTTGCTCAAACAGATTTACAATAAAGATTTGTTGTATAAGGGTTATACTATACAACCGTATTCTCCTAAAGCTGGAACTGGCTTGAGCTCTCACGAACTCAATCAGCCAGGCACATATCAAGATGTCACCGACACTACAGTGGTAGCGCAGTTTAAGGCAGTTGCAAATACGTTGCCTGATTTCTTAGCAAAAGAGTCTAACAACGTTCATTTTTTAGCATGGACCACAACACCTTGGACCCTTCCGAGCAATACGGCCTTAACTGTGGGTGCTAAGATTGACTATGTGTTGGTTAAGACATTTAATCAATATACATTTCAGCCTATTTATGTAGTGTTGGCTAAGAACTTAGTTGCAAAACAGTTTAGTGGAAAATACGACCAAACAGAAAATGAAGAGGCACTTGATGGGTATACTCAAGGCGATAAAAAGATACCCTTCTTTGTCGTAAAAGAATTCAAGGGAGCCGATTTACTGGAAATTAAATATGAGCAGCTATTAATCTACGCAAAGCCATATAACAATCCTGAAAATGCATTTAGAATCATTGCAGGAGATTTTGTAACCACAGAAGATGGTACAGGAATCGTTCATACCGCACCTACTTTTGGTGCAGACGATGCATTGGTAGCCAAACAAGCCGTGCCGGAAGTACCGCCACTTTTGGTGAAAGACGAAAACGGAAACTTAGTACCGTTAGTAGATTTGCAGGGGAAGTTTAGACCAGAGATGGATGAATTGGGAGGAAAATATGTAAAGAATGAATACTATGCAGATGATGAAGTTCCTGAAAAAAGTGTAGATGTAGAGCTTGCCATTAAATTGAAGACAGAAAACAAGGCTTTTAAGGTTGAAAAGTATGTGCACAGTTATCCAAATTGTTGGCGTACAGACAAGCCTATTTTATATTATCCACTAGATTCTTGGTTTATAAAAGTGACTGAGTTTAGAGATAGAATGCACGAGCTAAACGAAACAATTAATTGGAAGCCCAAAGCAACTGGTGAGGGTCGTTTTGGAAATTGGCTGGCAAATGCGAACGACTGGAATTTAAGTCGATCTCGATACTGGGGGATCCCGTTGCCACTTTGGCGCACAGAAGATGGAAAGGAAGAGATAGTTATAGGTTCAATAGAAGAGCTTAAAGCTGAAATGGAGAAAGCCGTAAAGGCAGGGATTATGTCGAAAGACATTTTTGCCGATTTTGAAGTAGGTAATTTTTCCGAAGAAAACTATGATACTGTAGACCTGCACAAGAATATTGTTGATGAAATTGTTTTGGTGTCTCCAAGCGGACAGCCAATGAAACGAGAAGCAGACCTTATAGATGTTTGGTTTGATAGTGGCTCTATGCCGTATGCACAATGGCATTATCCTTTTGAGAATAAAGACAAAGTAGAAGAGACCTGGAGAAAGGCAGATTTTATAGCAGAAGGCGTAGATCAAACACGCGGTTGGTTCTATACCTTACATGCCATTGCAACCATGATATTTGATGATGTTGCTTACAAAAATGTTGTGAGTAATGGTTTGGTGTTAGATAAAAACGGTCAAAAAATGTCTAAGCGTTTGGGGAATGCAGCAGACCCGTTTGAAGTGTTAAGTACTTATGGTCCCGATGCTACCCGTTGGTATATGATTAGCAACGCGAACCCGTGGGATAACCTTAAATTTGATATAGAGGGAATAGGCGAGGTGCGTAATAAATTCTTTGGCACACTATACAATACCTATGGCTTCTTTAGCTTGTATGCAAATCTTGACAATTTTGAATATGCTGAGGCACCTATTGCTTCGGAAAAGCGTCCAGAAATAGATCGCTGGATTCTATCAGAATTAAATACGTTGATAGAAGAAGTAGATGAAGCATTTTCAGACTATGAACCAACCAAAGCTACACGGGCAATTTCTAAATTTGTACAAGAAAACTTGAGTAATTGGTTTGTTAGACTGAGCAGAAGGCGTTTTTGGAAAGGAGAATATGCAGAAGATAAAATTTCTGCCTACCAAACCTTGTATACATGTTTGGTGACTGTGGCTCAATTGGGAGCTCCTGTTGCACCATTTTTTATGGATAGACTTTATAAGGATTTAACCGCGGGGGTTACTTTAGACAATGTGAAGGCATCTGTGCACTTAAGTGATTTCCCTAAAGCAGATACCTCTTTGATAGATAAAACATTAGAGCGCAAAATGCAACGCGCCCAAACAATATCTTCTTTGGTATTATCGTTACGTCAACGAGAGAAGATTAAGGTACGTCAACCGCTTCAAAAAATTATGGTTCCAGTACTTGATGAGGCAACTAGAAAAGAAATTGAAGCCGTTGCCCCATTAATTAAGAGCGAAGTAAACGTAAAGGAAATTGAGCTAATTGATGAAGGATCGGGTATTTTAGTAAAGCAAATTAAGCCAGATTTTAAAAAATTGGGTCCGCGCTACGGTAAAGACATGAAAATGGTAGCGGCTGTAATTCAGCAATTTGGACAAGAAGAAATTGCGACGTTAGAAAAAGAAGAGGCGATTACTGTTATGGTTAATGAAAAAAATATTACATTAACCCTGGATGATGTGGTTATTAGCTCGCAAGATATTGAAGGCTGGTTAGTTGCAAATGCAAATGGCATAACTGTTGCGCTAGATGTAACAATCACACCAGTGCTAAAGAATGAAGGTATTGCTCGGGAACTGGTAAACCGCATACAAAACTTAAGAAAAGACTCTGGTTTTGAAGTTACCGACAAGATTAATGTAACGTTGCAGGATAATAGCATACTTATACCAGCAGTAGAAGAAAACTTAGAATATATAAAACAAGAAACCCTAACCAATGGGTTACAGTTTGTACCACAAGTTGATAAGGGTACAGAAATATCGTTTGATGATATAGTAACTCGATTACAAATTAAAAAGAACTGA
- a CDS encoding M20/M25/M40 family metallo-hydrolase, which produces MKFFSGLLSFVIILFFIWYSFFSLMPSSGTPATADKTQFSTQRALQPLKEITKAPHFHGSEEHTRVREYLVQQLQELGLETEVQEGFVLNESWRGLDKPKNVIGVLKGSGNGKSLILLSHYDSAKVPSFGASDAGSGIVTILESLRAYKAAGKTPKNDIIVLFSDAEELGLDGAQLFVHKHPLAKNAGLVLNFEARGSGGPSNMILETNGGNANLVKAFVDANPEYPVASSLMYSIYKMLPNDTDSTVFREDGDIDSFFFAFIDDHYDYHTANDNVENLDENTLQHQGSYLLPLLHYFGDADLSTLKAEEDYVYVNAPFVKMISYPFSWILPMLIIAIVLFLALVFYGISRGKLKGKAIGKGFAAFLLSLILCGAVGYFGWMLLKIIYPHYGEIQHGFTYNGHWYIAFFVVLSSAIVFKIYRNFKVAKDVPSFYVAPLIFWIIINVVVFVMLKGAAYWIIPVFFGLLSFFILLKQEKPSLILLTLLAIPALSFFAPLIQFFPVGLGLEMLVISCVFVVLLFGLVVPVFGRYRWKNIIALSAAVFAVVLFFVANAKSDFTETRQKPNSLIYYQNADTNKNYWLTYDNILDSWTQGYLGNSPEAANKFITNAAGSKYNTGYSFGAPAPEKSITPFEVRLEEDSVNNGQRSVTFTIIPKRDVHEIDVYTDVETQFSSLAFNGQIVSQDTVNNGYYKRKSNTLVRYFVADHDSLEISYTTNAATDVQFQVMEYSYDLLNHPQFTINKRPKNTMPKPFINTDAVVVKRSFSVANLPKKIKDTLIETPAIDD; this is translated from the coding sequence ATGAAGTTCTTCTCCGGTCTCCTTTCATTTGTAATAATTCTATTTTTTATTTGGTATAGCTTTTTCAGTTTAATGCCAAGTTCTGGCACACCAGCAACGGCAGATAAAACTCAATTTTCTACCCAGCGCGCGCTGCAACCGCTAAAAGAAATAACCAAAGCGCCTCACTTCCACGGTAGCGAAGAACATACACGCGTACGAGAATACTTAGTACAGCAACTTCAAGAGCTTGGCTTAGAGACCGAAGTACAAGAAGGATTTGTGCTTAATGAATCATGGCGTGGACTAGACAAGCCTAAGAATGTTATCGGGGTCTTAAAAGGTTCAGGAAATGGAAAATCACTCATTTTGCTTTCGCATTACGACAGTGCTAAAGTTCCTAGCTTTGGTGCCAGTGATGCAGGTAGTGGTATTGTAACTATTTTAGAAAGTTTACGAGCCTATAAAGCTGCTGGCAAAACACCAAAAAACGACATCATTGTGCTTTTTAGTGATGCCGAAGAGCTCGGACTAGACGGTGCCCAATTGTTTGTTCATAAGCATCCTTTAGCTAAAAACGCAGGACTTGTACTTAATTTTGAAGCTCGAGGAAGTGGTGGCCCTAGCAACATGATTCTAGAAACCAATGGCGGTAATGCCAATCTGGTAAAAGCCTTTGTAGATGCAAATCCGGAGTATCCTGTTGCTTCTTCTTTAATGTATAGCATCTATAAAATGCTACCTAACGATACAGATTCTACTGTGTTCAGAGAAGATGGTGATATAGACAGCTTTTTCTTTGCCTTTATAGACGATCATTACGACTACCATACCGCCAATGACAATGTTGAAAATCTAGATGAAAACACCCTCCAACATCAAGGTTCTTACCTCTTGCCGCTACTTCATTATTTTGGAGATGCAGATCTTTCAACTCTAAAAGCTGAAGAAGATTATGTGTACGTAAATGCTCCTTTTGTTAAAATGATTTCCTACCCCTTTTCATGGATTTTACCCATGCTAATTATTGCCATAGTCTTGTTTTTAGCGTTGGTATTTTACGGGATTTCACGAGGAAAGCTAAAAGGGAAAGCTATTGGGAAAGGATTTGCAGCTTTCTTGTTATCGCTCATTTTATGTGGGGCGGTTGGCTATTTTGGATGGATGTTACTTAAGATTATATACCCGCACTACGGTGAAATTCAGCATGGGTTTACCTACAATGGGCATTGGTATATTGCTTTCTTTGTAGTACTTTCTTCTGCCATTGTCTTTAAAATATACCGAAATTTTAAGGTAGCTAAAGATGTTCCTAGTTTTTATGTGGCCCCGCTTATTTTTTGGATCATTATTAACGTGGTTGTTTTTGTTATGCTGAAAGGTGCTGCCTATTGGATTATCCCCGTGTTTTTTGGGTTGTTGTCTTTCTTTATTTTGCTGAAACAAGAAAAACCAAGTTTAATTCTACTAACTCTTTTGGCAATACCTGCACTGTCGTTTTTTGCGCCACTCATACAATTTTTCCCTGTTGGGTTAGGTCTTGAAATGTTAGTGATTAGTTGTGTTTTTGTTGTGTTGTTATTTGGACTCGTGGTGCCTGTTTTTGGACGTTACCGTTGGAAAAATATCATTGCTTTAAGTGCTGCAGTGTTTGCAGTAGTCTTATTTTTTGTTGCAAATGCAAAAAGTGATTTTACTGAAACGCGACAAAAACCAAATAGTCTTATATACTATCAAAACGCAGACACTAACAAAAACTATTGGCTTACATACGACAATATTTTAGACTCATGGACACAAGGGTACTTAGGTAATAGTCCCGAAGCAGCCAATAAATTTATCACCAATGCCGCAGGAAGCAAGTACAATACCGGATACAGTTTTGGTGCTCCGGCTCCAGAAAAAAGCATTACACCATTTGAAGTACGTTTAGAAGAAGATAGTGTTAACAACGGGCAACGCAGCGTCACTTTTACGATTATTCCAAAACGCGACGTTCATGAAATTGATGTGTATACAGATGTTGAGACTCAATTTTCTTCCCTTGCATTTAACGGGCAAATAGTATCTCAAGACACCGTAAATAACGGGTATTACAAAAGAAAAAGTAACACGTTGGTTCGATATTTTGTAGCCGACCATGATTCTTTGGAAATTTCCTATACCACCAACGCGGCAACCGACGTACAATTTCAGGTGATGGAGTATTCTTATGACTTGCTCAACCATCCGCAATTTACCATCAACAAACGACCTAAAAACACCATGCCAAAGCCGTTTATAAATACAGACGCCGTTGTGGTTAAACGAAGCTTTTCCGTAGCTAACCTTCCAAAGAAAATAAAAGACACACTCATTGAAACCCCAGCCATAGATGACTAA
- a CDS encoding DUF2752 domain-containing protein: MQPIYKRISWLLAVGIVLAALGYLYFLYNPTQHSFFLSCPFKSLTGYHCAGCGSQRAIHQLLHGEWYSAFRLNPFMVVSLPLVFYGLGTKIYNYLFQKEHRVQLFYKPWFIYGYFAIAILYWILRNVPFTPFSYLAPTE; the protein is encoded by the coding sequence GTGCAGCCAATTTATAAACGAATAAGCTGGCTTCTTGCTGTTGGAATAGTTCTAGCAGCCCTAGGATACCTCTATTTTCTTTACAATCCTACCCAACATTCTTTCTTTCTAAGCTGTCCATTTAAATCATTAACAGGATACCATTGTGCTGGCTGCGGTTCGCAAAGAGCTATTCATCAATTATTGCATGGAGAGTGGTATTCTGCGTTTCGGTTAAACCCATTCATGGTAGTATCATTACCATTGGTCTTTTATGGTTTAGGTACAAAAATCTATAATTACCTCTTTCAAAAGGAACACCGCGTACAATTATTTTATAAGCCTTGGTTTATTTATGGCTATTTTGCAATTGCCATTCTTTACTGGATATTACGTAATGTACCCTTTACTCCATTTTCTTATTTGGCTCCCACAGAATAA
- a CDS encoding lipoprotein signal peptidase, which translates to MSLKKAIAIIILVLLIDQISKIYIKTTFILGDGIDVFSWFKIHFVENEGMAWGAQIPGAYGKLILTLFRLIAIVGIGYWLWDSVRKNAARVLIVSVALIFAGAMGNIIDSVFYGIIFNDSTSEVATLFPAEGGYGSVFYGKVVDMLYFPLWEGVLPEWIPFWGGTYFTFFDPVFNVADTAISVGLGLLIVFNKKAFPKKKNKETSSEI; encoded by the coding sequence ATGTCCTTAAAGAAAGCCATTGCAATAATTATTTTGGTCTTGTTAATAGATCAAATTTCAAAAATCTACATCAAGACTACTTTTATCTTGGGAGATGGGATTGATGTATTCTCGTGGTTTAAAATTCATTTTGTAGAAAATGAAGGAATGGCGTGGGGAGCACAGATTCCAGGAGCCTACGGGAAATTAATTCTTACGTTGTTCCGTTTAATTGCTATTGTTGGTATTGGTTATTGGTTGTGGGATTCGGTGCGAAAAAATGCAGCAAGAGTTCTTATAGTTTCAGTTGCACTTATATTTGCTGGGGCTATGGGTAATATTATAGATTCTGTGTTTTATGGCATAATCTTTAACGATAGCACAAGTGAAGTTGCAACGTTATTTCCGGCAGAGGGTGGTTACGGTTCAGTTTTCTACGGAAAAGTAGTTGACATGCTTTATTTTCCGTTGTGGGAAGGGGTGTTGCCCGAATGGATTCCGTTTTGGGGAGGTACCTATTTCACCTTTTTTGATCCGGTATTTAATGTGGCCGACACGGCAATTAGTGTTGGACTTGGTTTGCTGATTGTCTTCAACAAAAAAGCCTTTCCGAAGAAAAAAAACAAAGAAACTAGTTCTGAGATTTAG
- a CDS encoding PAS domain-containing sensor histidine kinase has translation MNFLAQKRKKILLQETLPNSSKENLFDDFYYQEIALLTGAGGYCINFVDKTTFIDPQGRKILQLPKDFKPSLTRNLVHLYADSEKFRVMNTFAECSEGVPFKTTVKMVKHTGEEFWAKAIGKPMYDKEGDVIGIQGVFQDISAEKKREIELENSIKTIASQNTRLLNYAHLVSHNLRSHANNLKLALELLGDLDNPKDEVELIDGLSTISEELCSTIKHLSQIVTIQDKSKDKKQPISFAEGLHEAKKGLQTLISDNRVEIFTDFSEAPHIEYIPAYLISIFRNLVSNAIQFRHPDRNPVIDIYTLEKEGVISLTIKDNGLGFDVKQHQDQLFNIYQTFHNGPKTRGTGLFMVKNQIEALNGNIRVESEPGQGTTFRISF, from the coding sequence TTGAATTTTTTAGCTCAAAAGAGAAAGAAAATCCTTTTACAGGAAACGCTCCCGAATTCCAGTAAAGAAAATCTTTTCGACGATTTTTATTACCAAGAAATTGCCCTGTTAACAGGAGCAGGTGGGTATTGTATTAATTTTGTAGACAAAACCACCTTTATCGACCCGCAAGGAAGAAAGATTCTACAGCTTCCTAAAGACTTTAAACCTTCCCTTACCCGAAACTTGGTGCACTTATATGCCGATTCCGAAAAGTTTCGAGTAATGAACACATTTGCCGAATGCAGTGAAGGTGTTCCTTTTAAAACTACCGTTAAAATGGTAAAACACACGGGAGAAGAATTTTGGGCAAAGGCAATTGGCAAACCCATGTATGATAAAGAAGGGGATGTTATTGGAATACAAGGAGTTTTTCAAGATATTTCTGCAGAAAAAAAGAGGGAAATAGAATTAGAAAACTCAATCAAGACGATTGCTTCTCAGAATACAAGATTGCTTAATTACGCTCATTTGGTATCTCACAATTTACGTTCTCATGCTAATAATTTAAAACTGGCTCTAGAATTATTAGGCGATTTAGATAACCCAAAAGATGAAGTAGAACTAATTGATGGTTTGTCTACAATCTCTGAAGAATTGTGCTCAACAATAAAACATTTAAGTCAGATAGTAACCATACAAGATAAGTCTAAAGACAAAAAGCAACCAATCTCATTTGCTGAAGGTTTGCACGAAGCCAAAAAAGGTTTACAAACCCTTATTTCTGACAATCGAGTAGAGATATTTACGGATTTTTCTGAAGCACCGCATATAGAGTACATACCTGCATACCTCATCTCTATTTTTCGCAATTTGGTGAGCAATGCAATACAATTTAGACACCCAGATAGAAATCCTGTGATTGACATCTATACGTTAGAGAAAGAGGGGGTAATTTCATTAACTATTAAAGACAATGGCCTTGGTTTTGATGTAAAACAGCATCAAGATCAATTATTCAACATCTACCAGACGTTCCATAATGGGCCAAAAACACGTGGTACTGGCTTGTTTATGGTCAAAAATCAGATAGAAGCGCTTAACGGAAATATTCGTGTAGAAAGTGAGCCCGGACAAGGAACTACCTTCAGAATTTCATTCTAA